TGCGATTGTACTGGTTGGTTTTGGTGTAATAGATATTCTTTTTAAGCAAATTGCATTGAATTCAAATGTTCCTTTTACGACTTCTTTATTGGTGTTATTTTCTATTTCATTGATTGTAATGGCTGTTTACAATGTTTACGAACTGCTTTTCAAGAAAGTTAAATTTGATTTAAAAAGTATCATTTTTGGAGGATTAGTGGGGGGGGTAATTTTGGAAATATTCTATTTTATCTAAAAGCACATCAGGCATTTGCTGAAAATCCTTCAACTGTTTTTGCTGGAATGAATATGGGAGTTATTGTTTTGGGTAGTCTTGTTGGTATTTTTATTTTCAAAGAAAAAATAACAAGACGCAATGTTGCGGGGCTTTTATTGGCTTTGCTTGCTATTGTTTTGATTGTAGCTTCTCAATTAAAGTAAAATTGTAATTTTTTTCTATCCGTATTTTATTATTATATTTGACCTCTGTAAACTAGCCCTGATAGCAGTGAAAATCCTTTTTATTTTTTCTTTAAAAATAAAAAGATTGCAACGGATAGCAGGAATAGCTCCTAATAAAAAAATAAACTAATTTTTAATATGAAATTACTAGAAGGAAAAGTAGCCATTATTACTGGCGCAAGTCGTGGAATTGGAAAAGGAATTGCTGAAGTTTTCGCTAAAAATGGAGCAAATGTTGCCTTTACTTATAGTTCATCTGTAGAGTCTGCAGAGGCTTTAGAAAACGAATTGAATGCTTTAGGAATTAAAGCGAAAGGATATAAATCCAATGCAGCTGATTTTAATGAAGCACAAACTTTTGTAGATGCAGTTTTGGCTGAATTTGGAACTGTTGATATTTTGATAAACAACGCTGGAATCACCAAAGATAATTTATTAATGAGAATGTCTGAGGCTGATTTTGACCAAGTTATCGATGTGAATTTGAAATCAGTTTTTAATATGACAAAAGCGATTCAAAAAACATTTTTAAAACAACGTTCAGGTTCAATTATTAACATTAGTTCTGTTGTTGGTGTTTCTGGAAATGCAGGTCAAACGAATTATGCTGCTTCTAAAGCTGGTGCTATTGGTTTTACTAAATCGGTAGCTTTAGAGTTGGGTTCACGTAACATTCGTTGTAACGCAATCGCTCCAGGGTTTATTGAAACTGAAATGACAGCAAAATTAAGTGAGGATGTTGTAAAAGGATGGAGAGAAGGTATTCCTTTGAAACGCGGTGGTTCTACTGAAGATGTTGCTAATGCTTGTTTATTCTTAGCGTCAGATATGAGTGCTTATATTACTGGACAAGTATTGAATGTTTGTGGAGGAATGCTTACTTAATAAACAGTAGGTAGAATTAAGCTAGCAGTAATCTGCAATCTAAAATCTGCAATCTGAAATCTTTTTTAATTAAAATATGACGACAAACACAATTCTATTACTACTACTTTCTTTAATAATAGCGGGTGGTTTGTCATTTTTTCAATATTTGTATAAAGTCAAAAGCAAATCCAAAGTGAATTTGCTTTTGACTTTTTTGCGTTTTCTCAGTGTTTTTTCTTTATTGGTGCTGTTGATAAATCCAATTGTTACAACCAAAAAACTAGAAATAGTAAAGACACCATTACCAATAGTGATTGATAATTCTAACTCTATTTCTTTTTTGAATGCCAAAGAAAAAGCAGTTGAGCTGGCACAAAAATTAACTTCTAATAGTGCTATTCAAGAAAAATTTGAAGTGCAATCGTATCTTTTTGATACCGATTTTCGACAATCGGATAGTCTTAGTTTTAAGGGAACTCAGACTAATTTGGATTTGGTTGCCAAAAACTTAAAAAGCGTCTATAAAAATGCTTTTTATCCAACTGTAATAATCACTGATGGTAATCAAACCTCAGGGAATGATTATGTCTATAGTTTTAATGAAAACAATAAAGTATATCCTTTAGTTTTGGGCGATACAACCAAAGTATTGGATTTGAAAATCAATCAGCTGAATGTAAACCGATATGCATTTTTAAAGAATAAATTTCCGGTTGAAGTGTTTTTGCAGTATTCAGGTGATAAAAATATAACGGCCAATTTTAGTATTAGTCAGGGTAATGAAGTGCTGAACAAGCAAAGTGTTTCTTTTTCAGCTTCCAAAAGAATGGCTGTGGTAAATGTACTGCTGCCTGCAAATAAAGTAGGTTTACAAGTTTATAAAGCTAAAATTGAATCCAAAGTAAGCGAAAAAAACACATTTAATAATACCAAGAATTTTGCTGTTGAAGTTATTGATCAGAAAACAACGGTTGCTATTGTTTCATCAACCAATCATCCTGATATAGCTGTTTTAAAAAGAGCTATAGAATCTAATTTGCAACACAAAGTCGTATTACTAAAACCAAATGATGTAAAGTCTTTACAGGATTACAATGTACTGATTTTGTATCAGCCAACTTCTGCGTTTAAGTCCATTTTTGAAGCTAATAAAAAAGCAAATTTGAATACTTTTACTGTTACTGGTACGAGTACTGATTTTTCATTTTTAAATCAAGAACAGAATAATTTTGTTTTCAAAATGAGTGGTCAGGACGAAGATTATCAGGCTAATTTTGATACTCATTTCAATCTTTTTGAGATGGAAAATATTGGTTTTGAAAATTTCCCGCCTTTGCAAAATAGCTTTGGTACGATTACTCCAAATGGCGAAGTGAATGTATTGCTTTCTGCTAAAATCAGGAATATTGATACTAAAGCTCCGTTATTATCTTTTGTAGAAAATCAAGGCAGAAGATCGGCTTATTTATTTGGTGAAAATAGTTGGAAATGGAATATGCAGAGTCATATCGATACACAGTCTTTTGAAAAATATGATATTTTTATCAATAAAATTATACAATATTTAGCTTCTAATAATGCTAAAAAGTCGTTGGTTGTTAATCATGAAAGTTTTTATAATTCAGGTGAAACTATAGAAATTACGTCTCAATATTTCAATAAGAATTATGATTTTGATGAAAAAGCCCGTTTAACTATTGCGGTGACAAACATCAAAACGAAGCAAACTAAAAATTATGACCTTTTGAAAGGAAACAATATCTATAAAGTAAATCTTGATGGACTTGTTGCTGGAAGCTATAATTTTTCGGTTAAAGAATTGAATTCAAAAACATCCTATTCAGGTCATTTTGAGATTTTGGATTTCGATATAGAAAAGCAATTTGTTAATCCTGATGTTCAAAAATTAAAGCAATTAGCGTCGCAAACAAAAGGGGCAGCTTTTTATCCAGATCAAATTGATGTCTTGATCAAAACATTGTTGAAAAATGAGGAATACAAGCCAGTTCAGAAAGATGTAGTAACTAAATCTCCTTTAATTGATTGGAAATGGCTTTTGGTTTTGATTGCCATTTTTCTATCTACAGAATGGTTTGTTCGAAAATATAATGGAATGTTGTAGTTACTAATTTTAGCAAAATACAAATTATGGATTTTAGACTAAAAGTATTTTTCACTGTGGCAACTCGCTTAAGTTTTACTAAAGCTGCTGCCGAATTATTCATTACACAGCCCGCTATTTCCAAACATATTCAGGAACTCGAAGAAGAATATAAAATTAAACTCTTTGAAAGAAACGGTTCTAAAATCACACTTACAAATGCTGGAGAGGTATTACTAAAACATACCAAAAACATCTTTGAGATTTATCGAGAAATAGACTTTGACATGAGTACGTTCCTTAACGAGAGAAAAGGTTTGTTGCGACTCGGAGCCAGTACTACGATTTCTCAATATATTATTCCGCCTTTATTGGCACGCTTTCATCAAAAGCTGGAATCTGTAAAAGTGAGTTTGCTCAACGGAAATACAGAACAAATAGAACATGCATTATTAAATAAAGAAATCGAAATTGGAATTGTCGAAGGACAGTCCAAAAATCAATCGATAAAATATACGCAATTCATTAAAGATGAATTGGTTTTGGTTTGCAATGTGAATCATCCATTAGTTAAGAAAAAAGAAGTTTCTCCTGCAGATTTTAAATCCTTGCGTTTTGTTGTGCGTGAACAAGGTTCAGGAACACTTGAAGTTATTGAATATGCTTTGAAACCTTTTCATATTAAAATTGATGATTTACAGGTTGAAATGCAATTGGGAAGTACTGAAAGTATAAAATCATATCTGTTAAATTCTGATTGTGTGGCTTTTATGTCCATCCATGCAATTTCTAAGGAATTGAAAAATAAAGAATTACAAATAATTGATGTTGATAATTTGACTATTGAGCGTTATTTTTATATTATAACGTTACAAGGAAAATCTGAGTCTCTTTCAGAATTATTTATTAAAAACATTTCGAGTTATTATAACTTAAAGTTATAGTGGATTATTTTTAACGATTGGCACTGCTTGGCTTTTAAAGCGACCTTTGTAGTGTAAAAGTTAGCAAATCCATGAAATCGAATACTATCAATAGTCCTTATTTTTTCAAAATCGATGTAACCGTACAGCAAATAATTTTTGCTTTACTAATAATCCTTTGTTTGTTTCCTGTCATTTCGCCACCAATTGCTTTGTTTTTAGGTTTGATTGTTGCTAATGTTTTTGGTCACCCTTTTTTACATCTAAATCATAGGGCGACTACTATATTGTTACAAGTTTCTGTTGTAGGATTGGGTTTTGGTATGAATGTTCATAGTGCTGTAGCTGCAGGAAAGGAAGGTTTTCTTTTTACGATTGGATCAATTGTTGCCACAATTACTTTAGGAACTTTGTTGGGAAAATGGTTTAAGATTCAAAAGAAAATATCTCACCTTATCTCTTGTGGGACCGCTATTTGTGGTGGAAGCGCTATTGCTGCAATTGCCCCAGTTATCCAATCGGATGAAAAGCAAACTTCGGTGGCATTGGGAGTAATATTTATACTTAATTCTGTTGCTTTGTTTGCATTTCCTGTTATTGGACATTGGCTGCAAATGTCACAAAATGATTTTGGTTTGTGGTGTGCCATTGCTATTCACGATACGAGTTCTGTTGTTGGAGCTGCTAATAAATACGGTGCAGAAGCTTTGCAAGTGGCCACGACGGTAAAATTGGCTAGAGCGTTATGGATAATTCCCGTCGCTTTGATTACTTCAGTAGTTTTTAAAAATAAGGCTAGTAAAGTGAAGATTCCCTATTTTATTGGATTGTTTATTTTGGCAATGGTTTGTAATACTTATTTTTCTCCGATAACAGCTGTTGCTCCTCATTTTGTTTCTATTGCTAAAGCAGGTCTTACTGTTACTTTATTTTTGATAGGAGCAGGGTTGAGTAGTACTGTTTTAAAATCAGTTGGAGTATTACCATTATTACAAGGCATTATACTTTGGGTGAGTATTGCTGTTGGTACTTTATTAGCGATTCTATATTTCTAAAATGGTAATTTCTTGCGTTTAATGGCAATGATGTTCAACAGAATGTGATCGTAGTAAAGAGCAATTAACAGAAAGGAAGCTGCAATAAATAAAGTTTTTAATGCCAAATAGACATATATAAATCCGCCACAAAAACATCCTAGAAAGAAGAACGTGATAATGGAAAGTCTCAAATAAATACTGGTTTTTAAAGCTTTTCGTTCTTCTTCTTTTTTGTAGAAAAATAATTGTGAAAGCTCTATTCCCAAATCGGTAAAAAGCCCTGTTAAGTGTGTCGTTCTAACGGTAGATCGTGATATTTTGGTTACTAATGCATTTTGTATTCCCATAGCAAAAAGAAGTCCAAAGGCTATCCATTTTCCTCCGAATAAATAGAAATTTGGTTGATTACCAAACAATCCTAAAGTAATTAAAATAATAAATTCAATGACTATTGCTGGTAAATGGGAAAGGTGTTGTTTTTTCTCAGAAACCAATTCAGCTAAAAAATTGGAAGTGAAAGCACCTGCTAAAAAAAATAGCGTATAAATTAAAAATATAATTGCTTCCTGGTAGTCGTGTTTGGTAACTTCTTCTGCAAAAAAGGCAAAATGTCCAGTAACGTTTGTTGTTAGAGTCTTTACAGCTAAAACTCCAGTTACATTTACAATGCCAGCTACAAATGATAATAATATGGCAAGGCGTAAATTATGTTTTGAAGTTCTGTTTTTGCCTTGATGTTTAAACATTTTAATTTATTTTTCTTTGGCTTAACATAAAATTAAACACAAAATGCTTGAATTATGTTTAAAAAAAATACTTTTGTATTTCAATTAAATAAATATAATGAAAAATTTTAAATTAAAACAAAGAGTTCTTACTTTCTCTGCAATTGGTGTTGCTTTTGTCAGTTTGTCTTGGGGTATTTTTGGCCACGAGCATATTAATAATGCAGCTGTAATGGCATTGCCAAAACCAATACAGACCTTTTTTTATAATCATATTGATTTTATAACTCAAGAAGCAACAGTTCCAGATTTACGTAAATATACTTTACGCGATAAAGCAGAAGGGCCACGTCATTATATGGATGTTGAGAATTTTGGGTCATTGGATTCTGTTCCGCATTCATTCGAAGATGCTAAGAAAAAATATACTGAGAAGTTCTTAAATGATAATGGTTTTGTATTATGGTACATTCAGGAAATAATGACCAAGTTGACCAAAGCTATGAAAGATAAAAGAAAGACTGAAATTTTATTTTTAGCGGCCGATTTGGGGCATTATATTGGTGATGCTAATATGCCTTTGCATACTTCTGCGAATCATGATGGACAACTTACGAATCAAAAAGGAATTCATGCTATGTTTGAATCTCGTATGCCTGAAATGTTTGGTAAAGATTATAATTTTTATACAGGCGAAGCTAAATACATTGATAATGTTGAAAAAGCGACTTGGGACATGATAAAAGATTCTCATAGTCAGGTAGAACCTCTTTTACTTATCGATAGAAAACTACGCGAATCATTTGCAAAAGATAAAATATTTCAAATGGATGAAAAAGGGAATGTGGCTAAAAATAAGTATGGTGATATGATTTATTCTAAGGAATATGTAACTCAACTTCATACGGCTTTGAACGGAATGGTTGAAAAACAAATGAGAAAAGCAATCGTTTCTATTGCTAATTTTTGGTATACTGCATGGGTTAACGCAGGAAAACCAAATCTAGAAGACTTAGATTCAAAAGAAATGACTAATCGTAATAAAAAGAATTTGAAAAAGGATTTGAAACTTTGGAAAGCAGGTAAGCTTTTTGGTTTAGAAAGCGAAAATGATTTCTAATCTTCAATGAAATAAAATAGAAAAGCCTGTAAAACGAATTTTTACAGGCTTTTCTATTTTCAGGATTGAGTTCTACTATTTCAATTCTTGGTATTTCTTTTTCTTCAGTATATCTGAAGCAGTTTGGTAATACGATACAGCATCGTTAACAAGATCTGTTCTTTCGGTTTTCAAAGGAACCTGATCATAATAGATTTGAAAATCTGAAGCCGTTTTTTGATCTGGTTTTAAAGTCAATTGAAACTGTTTTACAGTTTGTTTTGGAGAAAGAATAGTCAAAATATTGTCTTTTATTAATCCCAAATCCTGATAGGTTGCAATTAAAGCTCTTGGTTTGTAATCTGGTTTCAGAACATCTTGTCCGTAAAATTTACTTTGATAATTGAAATTCAATAATCCAAATAGTGTTGGCATAATATCAATTTGTGACATTACATTTGTATATTTTTGAGGCTGAATAAAACCTGGGCTGTAAATCATAGCAGGAATTCTGTATTTATCCACAGGAAGTTCCGTTTTACCTGCACTTGAAGCGCAATGGTCAGCTAAGATTACAAACACGGTGTTTTTATACCAAGGTTGTTTACTAGCCATTTCAAAGAATTTCTTCAAGGCATAATCTGTATATTTTACACCACCATCGCGAGATTTTGCATCACCAGGAATATCAATTTTATTATTTGGATAGGTAAATGGACGGTGATTACTGACAGTCATCCAATGGTTAAAGAAAGGTTTACCATCTCTAGCCTCTGCATTCATTATTTTTATTGCTTTATTAGCCATATCTTCGTCACAAACGCCCCAAATATTTGCAAAAGTAATTTCTTCGGGAGTAAATGATTTTTTATCTACAATATCATAACCATTTCCAGTAAAAAAATCTTCCATGTTGTCAAAGAAAGCATCTCCTCCATATAGAAACTTCACGTTATAATCTCTTTCTTTAAAAACAGATCCAGTAGAAAATTTCTTTTTATTGTCTTCTCTTTTTACAACACTCTCACCAGCAGTAGGGGGAAAACATAAGGTTACTGCTTCAAGTCCGCGAACTGTTCTGTTTCCTACGGCATATAAATTGGTGAACAATAAACTTTGTTGAGCAAGATTGTCAAGAAATGGAGTTATGTTTTGCTCGTTGCCATACATTTTCATAAAATCGGCACTGTAACTTTCTATGGTAATTAAAACTACATTTTTATGAGTTTCAATGGAATCACTTTTGATTTGTCTTAAAGTTGATACACCAGAAATGGATGGAATTTGTTTTCTTAATAAAGCAAAAGCTTCATTTTCTGGTAAAGTTTTGTAAAATTTAAAATAATCCAATTCACTATTCATGAATGCTAAATAGAAACGATACATTCCGTTAGCTTGCAATTCATTGGTAAAAACATTTTGAGAGTTTTCTTTTTTGGCTAGATAAGGGATGGCTAATAAGGAAATACCAAATAAGACAAGATAAATTGCCGATATTTTTATTTTTTCTGTAAAAGTTGGGATTGCATCAATATAGTTTCTAGTTCTTTTAATAATAAAATAAGTCACTATTCCAGCGATTAAAAATAAAGTCGAAAACAAAGGAATTACTGGATAAGATTCCATGATGTTCCCGATAACTTCATTAGTGTAAACTAAATAGTTTACAGCTATGAAATTATATTTAACTCCAAATTCATTCCAAAAAAAGTACTCGCTAATTCCGTTTTGAAGGATAAGAACAACGTATAAAAAAATTACAAAAGTGAATAGCCAAAATCTAATTTTGGTTCTGTATTTTGGTAGAAAAAGTAATAACCCAAATAATATAGTTTTAAGGCCAACGAAAATCATTCCTATTTTTGGTAAAGCACCACCATATTCATTTAGAATTGTTTTTCCAGAAGCTATATAAAGTAAAAGCGCTACTAATAGTCCAAAAATAATGTAACCATAAGGTTTATAGTACTTTGAGTTGGATATAAAAATAAGATACAACCATAAAAATCCAGTAGCTATTACAAATACAAATAAATCAGAAAGGAATCCTATTGTAAATATTTTTAAACTATCTATAAAAATAAAAGAAGTTTGTGTTATCGGATGAAACATTAAAACAATTCGCAGAACGAAACTAACAATAATATAGAAAATTGCTAGATTGTAAAAAGGAGAAAATTTTTTTAGAAAATTCATAGAGTTTTATTTTTGAGCAAAAATACAAAAAAGGGTGCTAGAATAGTATTTATGTTAAAATGATTTGATTTCATGTTTGACTTTATTCTATTATTTATTTTGGAATTTGATTATTATGATTTGAAAGATATTTAAGGTAGAATTTGGTTTGAAATTTTTTGTTGTAAAAAACCAACTATGATATTTGTTAAATTTTTAAAAGTTATTAATACTATCACGTTATCGTAGCTCTATATTTTTTTGACCTCCTTAGTTCTCGTTTTATTTTATATAATTTAGAAGTTTTTATTGTTGTAAATTCTGAATTATTGATGTTTTAATTGCTGTTTTACTAAAAAATTAACTTTTAAGCATCGGGTTTTGATTCTAAATTGTAAACATTAAACTCTAATATAAAGTATCATTAACTTACTAAAAAAACTATGTATAAAAAATTACTTTTAAAAAAAACACTTGTCTTTTGTTCGATTTTGTTTTCAATATTTGTTGGCCAGGCCCAAACATTTAAGGACGATATAATGATGCAGGCATTCGGCTGGGATGTTTATAATCAGTCAACTGTAACAGCAGAGGGAGGGCTCTATAATTATTTGAATAATAGAACTAGTAATTATGCAGCAGCTGGTTTTACTGTATTGTGGATGCCGCCACCAAGTAAATCTTCTGGAGGAGTGGGGTATATCCCTACAGAATTGTATGATTTTTCTCAAACAGTTTACGGATCAGAAAGTCAATTGACAACTTTATTGACAAATTTAAACAATAGTTCTCCAAAAATTCATCCAATGGCTGATGTCGTTGTGAATCATAGAGGAGGTACAACGAATTGGACTGATTTTACAAATCCTACATGGGACTGTAAATCAATAACAAGTACTGACGAAGCTAATACAGGAGTGATTACTGGTGTAAAACCTTGTGGTACTGCTGATACAGGAGATGATTTTAATGGAGCAAGAGATTTAGATCATACTAATTCGCAAGTACAAGATGGTGTGAAAGATTATTTGTCTAAATTAAAAGCACTTGGATTTGATAGCTGGAGATGGGATATGGTAAAAGGTTTTTCAGCAAGTTATGTTGGGGCTTATAATACTGCTTCTGCTCCTTATGGATCAGTTGGAGAGTACTGGGATGGTGATGCAACTAAAGTGAAATCATGGGTTGATGGGACAAGTAAAAAATCAACAGCTTTTGATTTTCCTTTGTATTATAATTTAAGCACTGCAGTTGCAGGTAACTATACAAAATTAGCAGGTACTCCTGGATTATCAAGCCAAACTGGTTATAAAGATTTAGCAGTTACATTTGTAGATAATCATGATACTTTTGTTACAACAGCTTGGATGTCTGATGTTAATTTAATGAAAGGATATGCATATATTTTGACTCATCCTGGAATACCATGTGTGTTTTTCTCACATTATTATGGAGGAGTTTATTCAAAAGATAATGTGACTAGAACATATACTAGTCATGAAAGTGAGATAAATGTTTTAATGGCAGTTAGAAAAGCAAATTCAATAAATGCTTTGAGCTCTGTGAGCATTGTGACAGCTTCAACAACAGAATATTTGGCTATAATTGATGGCAAAGTAGCTGTTAGGTTAGGTAACACAACTACAGTTCCTTCAGGTGTAGATTGGATTGAAAACGCTTCGGGTACGGGTTACAAAGTTTGGTCAAAAGTAGTTGTAAATGTAGCACCCACAGTTACAATTAGCCCTGTTGGAGGTTCATTTGTTGCAGGAACTACACAAGCAGTTACAATTACTGCAAAAGATGATAAAGCAGGCTCTAAGATTTATTATACTATAGATGGTACAACACCTACCGCTAGTTCTCTAGTTTATTCAACTCCTATAAACGTTAGCTCAACGACAACAATAAAAGCGATTGCTGAAGACTCAGAAGGATTATTTTCAGGAGTTGCTTCACAAACTTA
The Flavobacterium sp. 5 DNA segment above includes these coding regions:
- a CDS encoding zinc dependent phospholipase C family protein, with the translated sequence MKNFKLKQRVLTFSAIGVAFVSLSWGIFGHEHINNAAVMALPKPIQTFFYNHIDFITQEATVPDLRKYTLRDKAEGPRHYMDVENFGSLDSVPHSFEDAKKKYTEKFLNDNGFVLWYIQEIMTKLTKAMKDKRKTEILFLAADLGHYIGDANMPLHTSANHDGQLTNQKGIHAMFESRMPEMFGKDYNFYTGEAKYIDNVEKATWDMIKDSHSQVEPLLLIDRKLRESFAKDKIFQMDEKGNVAKNKYGDMIYSKEYVTQLHTALNGMVEKQMRKAIVSIANFWYTAWVNAGKPNLEDLDSKEMTNRNKKNLKKDLKLWKAGKLFGLESENDF
- a CDS encoding chitobiase/beta-hexosaminidase C-terminal domain-containing protein, yielding MMQAFGWDVYNQSTVTAEGGLYNYLNNRTSNYAAAGFTVLWMPPPSKSSGGVGYIPTELYDFSQTVYGSESQLTTLLTNLNNSSPKIHPMADVVVNHRGGTTNWTDFTNPTWDCKSITSTDEANTGVITGVKPCGTADTGDDFNGARDLDHTNSQVQDGVKDYLSKLKALGFDSWRWDMVKGFSASYVGAYNTASAPYGSVGEYWDGDATKVKSWVDGTSKKSTAFDFPLYYNLSTAVAGNYTKLAGTPGLSSQTGYKDLAVTFVDNHDTFVTTAWMSDVNLMKGYAYILTHPGIPCVFFSHYYGGVYSKDNVTRTYTSHESEINVLMAVRKANSINALSSVSIVTASTTEYLAIIDGKVAVRLGNTTTVPSGVDWIENASGTGYKVWSKVVVNVAPTVTISPVGGSFVAGTTQAVTITAKDDKAGSKIYYTIDGTTPTASSLVYSTPINVSSTTTIKAIAEDSEGLFSGVASQTYTFLAVGNITVRFLPPTSWVKPINIHHWDAIPLANSANSTWPGDVMTGPDVNGYYSYVFNNIISTNIIFNGKTGTPQTADIVGVNKNTCYNMSTGTLVEETCPNLGIETPKIKTEKISLYPVPVLDTFKINAIVSNVFVYDINGRIVKQLKETLEANTAVEISNLNKGVYFLTANDANGSSFTIKFFKE
- a CDS encoding LysR family transcriptional regulator translates to MDFRLKVFFTVATRLSFTKAAAELFITQPAISKHIQELEEEYKIKLFERNGSKITLTNAGEVLLKHTKNIFEIYREIDFDMSTFLNERKGLLRLGASTTISQYIIPPLLARFHQKLESVKVSLLNGNTEQIEHALLNKEIEIGIVEGQSKNQSIKYTQFIKDELVLVCNVNHPLVKKKEVSPADFKSLRFVVREQGSGTLEVIEYALKPFHIKIDDLQVEMQLGSTESIKSYLLNSDCVAFMSIHAISKELKNKELQIIDVDNLTIERYFYIITLQGKSESLSELFIKNISSYYNLKL
- a CDS encoding YeiH family protein, which encodes MKSNTINSPYFFKIDVTVQQIIFALLIILCLFPVISPPIALFLGLIVANVFGHPFLHLNHRATTILLQVSVVGLGFGMNVHSAVAAGKEGFLFTIGSIVATITLGTLLGKWFKIQKKISHLISCGTAICGGSAIAAIAPVIQSDEKQTSVALGVIFILNSVALFAFPVIGHWLQMSQNDFGLWCAIAIHDTSSVVGAANKYGAEALQVATTVKLARALWIIPVALITSVVFKNKASKVKIPYFIGLFILAMVCNTYFSPITAVAPHFVSIAKAGLTVTLFLIGAGLSSTVLKSVGVLPLLQGIILWVSIAVGTLLAILYF
- a CDS encoding LTA synthase family protein, coding for MNFLKKFSPFYNLAIFYIIVSFVLRIVLMFHPITQTSFIFIDSLKIFTIGFLSDLFVFVIATGFLWLYLIFISNSKYYKPYGYIIFGLLVALLLYIASGKTILNEYGGALPKIGMIFVGLKTILFGLLLFLPKYRTKIRFWLFTFVIFLYVVLILQNGISEYFFWNEFGVKYNFIAVNYLVYTNEVIGNIMESYPVIPLFSTLFLIAGIVTYFIIKRTRNYIDAIPTFTEKIKISAIYLVLFGISLLAIPYLAKKENSQNVFTNELQANGMYRFYLAFMNSELDYFKFYKTLPENEAFALLRKQIPSISGVSTLRQIKSDSIETHKNVVLITIESYSADFMKMYGNEQNITPFLDNLAQQSLLFTNLYAVGNRTVRGLEAVTLCFPPTAGESVVKREDNKKKFSTGSVFKERDYNVKFLYGGDAFFDNMEDFFTGNGYDIVDKKSFTPEEITFANIWGVCDEDMANKAIKIMNAEARDGKPFFNHWMTVSNHRPFTYPNNKIDIPGDAKSRDGGVKYTDYALKKFFEMASKQPWYKNTVFVILADHCASSAGKTELPVDKYRIPAMIYSPGFIQPQKYTNVMSQIDIMPTLFGLLNFNYQSKFYGQDVLKPDYKPRALIATYQDLGLIKDNILTILSPKQTVKQFQLTLKPDQKTASDFQIYYDQVPLKTERTDLVNDAVSYYQTASDILKKKKYQELK
- the fabG gene encoding 3-oxoacyl-[acyl-carrier-protein] reductase, with the translated sequence MKLLEGKVAIITGASRGIGKGIAEVFAKNGANVAFTYSSSVESAEALENELNALGIKAKGYKSNAADFNEAQTFVDAVLAEFGTVDILINNAGITKDNLLMRMSEADFDQVIDVNLKSVFNMTKAIQKTFLKQRSGSIINISSVVGVSGNAGQTNYAASKAGAIGFTKSVALELGSRNIRCNAIAPGFIETEMTAKLSEDVVKGWREGIPLKRGGSTEDVANACLFLASDMSAYITGQVLNVCGGMLT
- a CDS encoding YoaK family protein encodes the protein MFKHQGKNRTSKHNLRLAILLSFVAGIVNVTGVLAVKTLTTNVTGHFAFFAEEVTKHDYQEAIIFLIYTLFFLAGAFTSNFLAELVSEKKQHLSHLPAIVIEFIILITLGLFGNQPNFYLFGGKWIAFGLLFAMGIQNALVTKISRSTVRTTHLTGLFTDLGIELSQLFFYKKEEERKALKTSIYLRLSIITFFFLGCFCGGFIYVYLALKTLFIAASFLLIALYYDHILLNIIAIKRKKLPF